In Lolium rigidum isolate FL_2022 chromosome 3, APGP_CSIRO_Lrig_0.1, whole genome shotgun sequence, the genomic window tatggtTAGGGTTTTGGATTTAGGCTTTTACAGCTCTCGTGTCAGCAGCTACAGTTGCAttactcgaagcctccccagtttagggtttaggagagCTATTTTTGCACCTCTATAGAGTTTTAGTGGATCTCTTAGGAATGCTCTTAATATACAGTGTTTGTATTCTTCCTTGGGTCTCCCCCCTATACACAAAAATGCTCCGAATATCTCCAAATATATCTATGCTGAATGTAATTTTATTGATGAGATATTAGTGAAGATCCATTCTCAAGTTCCAGTTCTTGAGCAGGCCAAGCAGGACACTATTGACAAGGTTTGTGGAATAGTGAAGAAGCAACTAGCCGTCGCTCAAGACACGCCTGTAAACGGTGAAACAAAGTTCGGCGACCTTGGGGCTGATTCGCTCAACACGGTAATCTCATCGAcgtgattgttcaacatcaccttTGACTACTTTATTGGCGTACTCTACTCTTTTTTTCAGTAATAATAGGGTAGTACATCTTGTGTAGTCTTGCGTATCGTTCCACTGTATAATGAATGAATCAGTTCCAAACACTGAGTGCTAGCTGATTCAACCGCTTCTAATCCAAGTGTCGCATCCGGTTACTGTTATGAAATGGGTGCAGGTTGAAATTGTGATGGGTCTCGAGGAGGCATTCGGTATCACGGTGGACGAGCCGAGCGCCCAGGAGATCAAGACGGTGGAGGACGCTGCCACTCTTATCGATAAGCTCGTGAATCGTGATAGACAAGGAAGGTTGAAATGACGGCACATTTTCGTTTCTCCGACATAGTTTTGAGGGGTGCCGAGTTTAGCCTTTGTTGTTGTATATACTTACTCTTTGTAAGCGTGAACCGGCGTGCGCGGTACGATCCTCCTGGCTAAAAACTAAGTTAGCCGGAATCTATCTATATATGAAAAGAGCTTTTTGGTGACTTTGGACGCTGCTGGATGATTCCTATGGAGACTGATGCTGcctttttttagttttcttttggcTGTCCCTAGTCTGTAATATAAACTACCTCTAAACGCTAGCATTAGGCGGCGctcccctccccttcttcctGTCGTGATACTATGTTTTTCGTTATCATATGGTAATGAAAATCGATTCCCCTGAGGGGTggatcgcttggaaaaaaaaaatctatatatGCAGAGGTTGTCTGTCTGGATGCTATCCCGTACTGAATAAAACAAGGGAACTAGTTCCTCCCTGAGGCATGATTGCTGGTCTTCTATTTGTGTCACTCGAATGAGTATGGTTGGAGTACTTCAGAACAAGAACATTTGTGTCTATATACGTCAATATATTCCTCTTTGGATTTATGTTTTTCACGGCCTAATTCGCATTTGACATGATACGTGGGACATGAACCCCAAGTGAAACGATCAATCAGGAATTGTCGGCATTTGGAGCTGATGGATTGGTTTGTTCATGCAGAACTACTTATCCTTTTTGGTACATTTAATTAGTGTTGCAGTCACCCATCTGTATATAAAAACAGGCTAATATGTTTTGGTGGAAGACACTTTCAGAATCTGCAGATCAAACCACACTTGAGGCTCAGATGTTCATGTATCTATATGTTGAGATAATGGATGCCATGCTTCTCAACTCTTGGTTCCCCATGGAGCTACGTCGCCGTGGCTGCCACCTCCACCTCGACCGTCACTGTATCTTGGACGGCTCCACCCTCTTGTGTTCGCATCTCAGGGCAAACAAGTCACGGCATATCCCTAATCTTCAGCAGCTCCGTTGAACCGCCTCTCCTTTAGATCGGTTGTGCAAATCCCATCGAACACGAATATTCAGTTCCTACAACATCACAagctttgttttgttttgtttctatAGCCCGGTTCTTAAGATCGTACATGACCAAATCAATTCATGTAATATTGGATCTAAAACTCTCTTTCATGAATCGATCTATGTGATACTGTACATAAAGTACTAGTAATTTTGATGCTTCCTGATGCATCTGGCGTAACAAAGGGTCGTTCTGCATTCATGTCCCACGGGCTGTAAATCTGCTActcgcactggtggaaaaacaggcttcgggtgagccccataagtcgcgatgctgcaggaaccgcgactaatggtacctttagtcgcggttcgggaggcgaaccgcgaccaaaggcctgggcccagggcgctcggtggccagccggtgcacgtgggggctttagtcgcggttggccaggccaaccgcgactaaaggtgctcgaaggcctttagtcgcggttggccaggccaaccgggactaaagcccctcccctatatatacccacccagcagccaacacttagccatttggtgccattctcttcacaagcttcacaagtgggtgttaggtttgcttttggttcctcttatgcacataaggtgtttgatgaaatgccccaagagcatgaaacaaacatgatatgaagtgttggagccacacttgagctttctcatttattttttcctcctcgatcgcggttagcaacttgaacctttgatgtgtcgttgataaaatgtgcatgtgtgtgtagttcattgtttaatttatattgtttgtagctagttagtttaacaaatgcatgatggttaattatatattctatattataataatgcagatgaatcgacaatggatgtacggtaaccgactctccggcgagttcagtgcgggtttgaaagatttcctcgtagtggccaatgcgaacaagcagggggttttgttatctgtccatgtgttaaatgtaagaatcagaatggttactcttcctcaagagatgttcacatgcacctgcttcggcacggtttcatgccaagctataattgttggaccaagcatggagaaagaggggttataatggaagaagatgaagaaggggatgatttcaatgacgaaagctatcttgctcatttcggtgatactttcatggaggatgctgaaggtgaaggggaaggtgaaggggaaggtgaagaagaggcacgtgatgatcccgttgatgatcttggtcggaccattgctgatgcacggagacgctgcgaaactgaaaaagagagggagaatttggatcgcatgttagaggatcacaggaaggcgctgtaccccggatgcgatgatggtctgaaaaagctgggctgcacactggatttgctgagatggaaggcacgggcaggtgtagctgactcggcatttgaaaacttgctgaaaatgttgaagaatatgtttccaaagaataacgagttgcccgccgatacgtacgaagcaaagaaggttgtccgccctctaggtttagaggttctcgaagatacatgcatgcatcaacgaccgcatcctctaccgcggtgaatacgagaatttgaatgaatgcccggtatgcactcgcattgcgttataagatcacgggcgatgaccccggtgacgatgttgagggccggaaacccgggaagagggttcccgccaaggtgatgtggtatgctcctataataccacggttgaaacgtccgttcaggaacaaag contains:
- the LOC124697864 gene encoding acyl carrier protein 3, chloroplastic-like, encoding MLLIYSVLKIHSQVPVLEQAKQDTIDKVCGIVKKQLAVAQDTPVNGETKFGDLGADSLNTVEIVMGLEEAFGITVDEPSAQEIKTVEDAATLIDKLVNRDRQGRLK